The following proteins are encoded in a genomic region of Leptospira kirschneri serovar Cynopteri str. 3522 CT:
- the tcmP gene encoding three-Cys-motif partner protein TcmP gives MHLISKDNKTSWSSDRTKYPIIEPHTKEKHLILESYLRDWIITLCANHPGNSSVLTIVDGFCGGGFYLDPESDQFWEGSPIRILRVVESAMREVREKRGKPRFILNIKVFFIDNEDQHTECLKGYLNSLEDNDKFVKFHYQIITKEFSDVLDYCLDDIKKRGGSSFFFVDPFGYTQFSMLDIQKIMSLNKSEILLTFMIDFIRRFLSNREDSLKSFDNRLDAKGYFLKANIDGIDTLPQQAYLRDETLRLFRDKGNVRYVYTFGMLKTSTIVTYYLIHFANHRRAQEVIKDTLWRYNNIDLSYQFSYGIYGLGFRTPEYFEESLRLFDIKSENHKQCVIDMQKGIIPLIYEHKDGVRFRDLVDLTIQMNPANLEIYKDFIVKSREDMELKVKRNGKDSKARHLKPDDIIIKSNDKQYFLFPDMKQFYIK, from the coding sequence CATCTGATCGGACTAAATATCCAATCATTGAGCCACATACAAAGGAAAAACATTTAATTTTAGAAAGTTATTTGCGGGACTGGATCATTACACTCTGCGCCAATCATCCTGGAAATTCAAGTGTTCTTACCATTGTAGATGGCTTTTGCGGTGGCGGTTTTTATCTTGATCCCGAATCTGATCAGTTCTGGGAGGGGTCTCCAATTAGAATTCTTAGGGTTGTTGAGAGCGCAATGCGTGAAGTTCGTGAAAAACGAGGTAAGCCACGTTTTATTCTCAATATAAAAGTTTTCTTTATAGATAATGAAGATCAGCATACTGAATGTTTAAAAGGTTATCTCAATAGCTTGGAGGATAATGATAAATTCGTTAAATTTCATTATCAAATAATAACAAAAGAATTTTCTGATGTACTTGATTATTGTTTAGACGATATAAAAAAAAGAGGGGGCAGTTCTTTCTTCTTTGTTGATCCTTTTGGCTATACCCAATTTAGCATGTTAGATATACAAAAAATTATGTCTTTGAATAAAAGCGAAATACTACTAACTTTTATGATAGATTTTATTCGAAGATTTTTAAGTAATAGAGAGGATAGTCTTAAGAGTTTTGATAACCGACTTGATGCAAAAGGTTATTTTTTGAAAGCTAATATTGATGGAATAGATACACTGCCACAACAGGCCTATTTGAGAGATGAAACATTAAGGTTATTCCGTGATAAAGGTAATGTTAGGTATGTGTATACTTTTGGAATGCTGAAAACTTCAACAATAGTAACATATTATTTAATTCATTTTGCGAATCATCGCCGCGCTCAAGAAGTTATTAAAGATACCCTTTGGCGCTACAACAATATTGATTTAAGCTATCAGTTTTCATACGGCATATATGGATTAGGGTTTAGGACTCCAGAATATTTTGAAGAGTCACTGCGATTATTTGATATAAAATCAGAAAACCATAAACAATGCGTTATTGATATGCAGAAAGGAATTATTCCTCTAATTTATGAACATAAGGATGGGGTCAGATTTCGCGATTTAGTGGATTTAACTATTCAAATGAACCCGGCCAACCTAGAAATTTATAAGGACTTTATTGTTAAATCTAGAGAAGATATGGAGTTAAAGGTAAAAAGAAATGGTAAGGATTCTAAAGCAAGGCATTTGAAACCTGATGATATTATTATAAAGTCTAATGATAAGCAATATTTTCTTTTTCCTGATATGAAGCAGTTTTATATCAAATGA